One Campylobacter sputorum genomic window, TAAGAATGATTGAATACATTAGAGATCACGGCATTAGTCCAGGAATAGTCCTAAATCCACACACTCCAGTTTCTATGCTAGAACATATAATTCATAGTGTTGATATAGTGCTTTTAATGAGTGTAAATCCTGGTTTTGGCGGACAGAAATTTATGCCTCTTGTTCTTAAAAAAATATCTGCTTTAAGAGATATGATAGATAAAAATAACATAAAATGCATGATAGAGGTTGATGGCGGTATAAATGGATTAAATATATCAGACATAGAAATAGCTGGGGCTGATATAGTTGTAGCTGGAAATTATATATTTTCATCAAATGATTACAAGACATCTATTGATTCATTAAAGATATAAAATTGCAGCTAGAGGCTTTTATTAAATTTTTTATAACAAATCCACTTTATTACAAAGATTTTGTAAATATAGCAAGCAACATCAAAGAGATAAATGAGATAATAAATGTAAAAAATTTATGTGAATGGAAAACGCTTGGGTTAAATTTACAAAAAGACTACATAAATCGAGTTGTTCCAGTTTTTAAACATACATTGATTAAAGATCAAGTATTTTGTATTGTAGATATAGAAACAAATGGTAGTATGAAAGATGGGCAGATTATAGAAATTGGTGCTGTAAAACTACAAAATTCAAAAATCGTAGATACTTTTGAAACGCTAATTTATGCACCATTTATACCAGAAAATATTACACAATTAACAGGAATTTTTACAAACGATTTAAAAGATGCACCAAATTTAAAAATTGCACTAGAAAAATTTAAGATTTTTTTGCAAGACTCTGTATTTATAGCCCATAATGTCAGGTTTGACTACAATTTTATAAGTAATAGTCTAAGTAAAATTGGACTTGGAATACTTTTAAATCCAAAACTTTGCACAATAGAACTTGCAAAAAGAACAATATCATCAAAAAAATATGGTCTTGAACATCTAAAAGAACTTCTAAACATAAACAACGCCCATCATAGAGCGATGAGCGATACGATATCTGCTACAAAAATTTTTCAGCATTGTTTAAATTTCATACCAGATAATATCAAAACTACTTATGATCTTATAAATTTTAGCAAAACAGCACCAATAATACCAAAGCCAGAAAAAATAAATACCGACTAAAGTGTAATTTTCATTTTTTTAATCGCTTGTTCTAATATTTTTAGTTCATCTGCAGCACTTCTAATTTTTTCTTTGTTTATTTTTAACTTATCTTGAGAACATTTATCCTTATAATCAACTTTATTTAATATTGTTTTTATAGTATTTATTCTAGCTTGTTTTTTACTATTTGAATCTATAATAATCCAAGGATTTATATCTGTATCTGTTTGTAAAAACATACTACTTTGTGCCATTGAGTATTGATTCCAAAGTTCTTGTGCCATATTATCAACAGGGGAAATTTTAAATCTTTTTAATGGGTTTGTTCTTCTGCTTTTAAATCTTTTTGCCTGTGTTTCTTTATTTATAGATAAGAAAAACTTAAAAATCATAATACCAGACCTAGTTAAAAGAAATTCAAATTGCGGCACTTCTTGAAGGAAATTTCTATGCTCTTTTTGTGTGCAAAATCCCATAACAGGCTCTACCATTGCTCTATTGTACCAAGAGCGATCAAAAATAACAATCTCTCCCGCACTTGGCAAATGAGCGACATATCTTTGAAAATACCATTGAGTGGATTCTACATCACTAGGCTTAGGAAGTGCTACAACCCTACATCCTCTAGGATTTAAATGTTCTATTATGCGTTTTATAGTTCCACCTTTTCCTGCAGCATCTCGCCCTTCCATTATAATAAGAAGTTTTAAACCTTTTTCTTTTATATAATATTGCATTTTCAAAAGCTCTATTTGAAGATTTTTAAGCTCTTTTTTATATGCTTTTTTCTTTTCCTTTTTCTCTTTTTTTCTATTTTCTTTTTTTTCTTCATTAAGCATATCGTATCCTTTTTTGTATAAATACTTTAACAATTTTATAACATTATAAATAAAATCTTAATTAAGTTTTAGTATAATGCAATACCCTCATATAAGAATTGGAATTTATAATGTTTAATAAGATAATATTTTTTCTGTTTTTTAGTTGTAGTTTTTTATTTGCAAATATAAATAATGTTTTTGATATACAAGCCAAAATGTTAGATAATATTGGTTTAAATTTAGAATTTAATATAGATAAAAAAGCATATCTTTATAGCGATAAAATCAAGGTAAAATTACTTTCGCAAGACAAAGATATAACTGAGTTTTTAAATTTTCCACAAAGCAAACAATATAAAAATTATCAAATTTATAGCGGAAAATTTGATGTTTTAATTCCGCTTGGACTTATAAATAATTTAGATGAGCTTTCTCTAAGAGTTGATTACTTGGGATGTGCTTATGATGGCTTTTGCTATGAACCTTTAGCAAAAAAGATAGATATTAAAAAAAATGCAAACACATATGAAATTTCTATATCTCAAATAGATTTAAAAAAATTTTCAACTCCAAAATATATAAAAACAGATAAATCAAGCAACTCATCAAACCATCAAACTATAGCTGGCAATTTATCAAAAAACAGCGTTTTTGTTAGTTTAATTACATTTTTTGGATACGGACTGCTTCTTGCTTTAACGCCATGCATTTTACCAATGATTCCCATACTTTCAAGCATAATTGTATCAAAAGGGGATGTTGGCAAAAAACATAGTTTTATAATAAGTCTAGTTTATGTATTTTCAATGAGTATAGCATACGCCATAGCAGGTGTGTTAGCAAGTCTTTTTGGCATGGGTATTCAAGGAATACTTCAAATTCCTGTTGTTATCATATCTTTTAGTCTTATTTTTGTATTTTTTGCTCTTTCAATGTTTGGTGTTTTTAAATTTCAAATGCCTCTTTTTATTCAAAATTTCATAAACTCAAAAACTAAACATAAAACAGGGTTTTTTGGCGTAGCCATTATGGGATTTTTATCAGCTTTGATAGTAGGACCTTGCATAGCAGCACCACTTGCTGGAGCACTTCTTTTCATAGCTCAGAGTGGAAATATACTTCTTGGAGGACTAGCTCTTTTTGTAATGAGCTTTGCCATGGGAATTCCATTGCTTCTAATAGGTCTTGGTGGAAAAAAATTTCTTCCAAAACCAGGAATTTGGATGGAAGAAATTAATAAATTATTTGGCTTTATAATGCTAATAATGGCCGTATGGATGTTATCAAGAATAATAAATCAAAATCTAACAATGCTTATTTATGGTGTCATTGGGATATTTTTTGCTATTTTCATGGGACGTTTTGACAGAGCAAAAAGCACTTTTATGAAATTTAAAAAATCTATTTGTATTTTTGTATTTATCTACTCAATTTTACTAATTATAGGATTTGCAAGTGGGGCAACAGATATATCAAAACCACTTGAAAACATTACAATTAGTAAAAACCGCCCTCAAATAAATCATCAAGAAATTTCTTTTAAATATGCTAAAAATTTAAAAGAACTAAAAAATATAATTCATAGTTCAAAAAAGCCAGTTATGATAGATTTTTGGGCAACTTGGTGTGTAAATTGTAAAGAGTTAGAAAATATTTTTCAAGATAATGATGTGAAACAAAAACTTTTTGAATTTGAACTTGTAAAGATAGATGTTACAAATAGCAATAATGAAAACAAAGAAATGATGAAAGAATTTGGAGTTTATGGTCCCCCTGCTATTATATTTTTTAAAGATGGAATTGAATTAAAAAACAAACAAATAATAGGTTTAATAACTGCTAAAGATTTTTTAAAACATATAGAAGAAATTTAGCTAAATTTATGTTTATTTGATTTATAATCAAACTTTATTTTTGCCCTATAGTTTAGTGGTAGAACTGCTGACTCTGGATCAGCTAACAGAGGTTCGAATCCTCTTAGGGCATCCAAGCATTAAAATTACTTATAAAAATAAAACATAACTATTAAAAAACTTAAACTCTGGTTTTATATCTTGTTTTTTTATATTCGCATTATTAAACATAAATTTATTTATGTTTAATAAAACTATGTATATTATAAAACTTTAATAAAAAATAAAAACTAGAATTTAAAAATGAATAAAAATAATATTTTAAAGTATATAATATTTATAATAGCTTTTGTCCTATCATATATACTTATTAGCTTCTTGCTAAGATAAGTGCGATTGTCATAAATTTCTACATATTAACGCAATATACAATATACCTAATTATTCATAGAAAATCCATATAAAAATTCTAAAAAATGCGTTAAATTTATATTATTTAATTAATGCAATATTATTAGTTTATGTTATCTCATCTGCTAATTATTAAGAAAAATATAAATTTATATTCGTAATAAAAAAATTTAATAAATATTACTACTTGAATATAATTTATTATTTTAAAATTAATTTAATTATAAAAGTTTATTTTAACTTGAATAGTTGTAAACTACATAATATTTATATATTTATCTAATTTTAGATAAATATCTATTTTCTTTATATTAAATAAAGTAAGAATAAAAATTTACAAAGGAGAGTTCATGAAACAAGATAATCTTGCCGCAAAAATCAGTGCTAGATTGAACGAAGTTCAAAATATGCCAAAAATGCATAATGGTTCTATTATGCAAAAATTGCAAGAACACGGTTTTACAAGAAGAGACTTTATGAAATGGGCTGGAGCGATGACTGCAATGCTATCACTTCCTACATCTTTTATACCTCAAGTTGCAAAAGCTGCTGAATTAGCAGATAGATTGCCAGTTATTTGGTTGCATATGGCAGAATGCACAGGATGTAGTGAAAGTTTATTAAGAACAGATACACCTACTATAGATAGCCTTATATTTGATTATATTTCGCTTGAATATCATGAAACTATAATGGCAGCAAGTGGATGGCAAGCTGAAGAAAATTTAGAAGATGCTATAGAAAAATACAAAGGCAAATATGTCCTTATGGTTGAAGGTGGAATTCCTGAAGGTTCGAGTGAATTTTATTTAACAGTAGGTCCAACAGGAACAACAGGAGCACAGCATTGCAGACACGCAAGTGAAAATGCTTTAGCTATATTTGCTATAGGAACCTGTTCAAGTTTTGGTGGCGTTCAAGCCGCTCATCCAAATCCAACAAATGCTCAACCTCTTAGTAAAATAACAAATAAACCTGTTATAAATGTACCAGGATGCCCACCAAGTGAGAAAAATATAGTTGGAAATGTTTTAAATTATTTGCTTTTTGGAACCCTACCTAGCTTAGATGCTTACAATAGACCAAAATGGGCGTATGGACTAAGAATTCATGATCTTTGCGAAAGAAGAGGTCATTTTGATGCTGGCGAATTTGTCCAAAACTTTGGCGATCAGGGTGCAAAAGATGGTTATTGTTTATATAAAGTAGGATGCAAAGGTCCTTATACTTTTAACAACTGCTCAAGAGAAAGATTTAATTCTCATACAAGTTGGCCTATACAAGCAGGTCATGGCTGTATAGGATGTAGTGAACCAAATTTTTGGGATGAAATGGGTCCATTTGAAGTTCCTCTTGGAGATAGACTTTATAATACAACTTTTGGCGGTTTAGGAGCTGATGCTACAGCTGATAAAATAGGTATAGGAATTCTAGCTATTGCCGGCGTTGCTATTGCAGCTCATGCAGCCATTGCTTCATTTAAAAAATAAAATAAGGAATAAATTATGAGTAAAAGAATAGTAGTAGATCCTATAACAAGAATAGAA contains:
- the rpe gene encoding ribulose-phosphate 3-epimerase, translated to MYVAPSILSADFGNLSSDIKKVCEAGADLLHIDVMDGHFVPNLTIGPSVVKAAAKASSVPLDIHLMVKNVKFFVDLFLDIKPKFITFHIEEEKHPLRMIEYIRDHGISPGIVLNPHTPVSMLEHIIHSVDIVLLMSVNPGFGGQKFMPLVLKKISALRDMIDKNNIKCMIEVDGGINGLNISDIEIAGADIVVAGNYIFSSNDYKTSIDSLKI
- a CDS encoding 3'-5' exonuclease — translated: MQLEAFIKFFITNPLYYKDFVNIASNIKEINEIINVKNLCEWKTLGLNLQKDYINRVVPVFKHTLIKDQVFCIVDIETNGSMKDGQIIEIGAVKLQNSKIVDTFETLIYAPFIPENITQLTGIFTNDLKDAPNLKIALEKFKIFLQDSVFIAHNVRFDYNFISNSLSKIGLGILLNPKLCTIELAKRTISSKKYGLEHLKELLNINNAHHRAMSDTISATKIFQHCLNFIPDNIKTTYDLINFSKTAPIIPKPEKINTD
- the ppk2 gene encoding polyphosphate kinase 2; this encodes MLNEEKKENRKKEKKEKKKAYKKELKNLQIELLKMQYYIKEKGLKLLIIMEGRDAAGKGGTIKRIIEHLNPRGCRVVALPKPSDVESTQWYFQRYVAHLPSAGEIVIFDRSWYNRAMVEPVMGFCTQKEHRNFLQEVPQFEFLLTRSGIMIFKFFLSINKETQAKRFKSRRTNPLKRFKISPVDNMAQELWNQYSMAQSSMFLQTDTDINPWIIIDSNSKKQARINTIKTILNKVDYKDKCSQDKLKINKEKIRSAADELKILEQAIKKMKITL
- the dsbD gene encoding protein-disulfide reductase DsbD, which codes for MFNKIIFFLFFSCSFLFANINNVFDIQAKMLDNIGLNLEFNIDKKAYLYSDKIKVKLLSQDKDITEFLNFPQSKQYKNYQIYSGKFDVLIPLGLINNLDELSLRVDYLGCAYDGFCYEPLAKKIDIKKNANTYEISISQIDLKKFSTPKYIKTDKSSNSSNHQTIAGNLSKNSVFVSLITFFGYGLLLALTPCILPMIPILSSIIVSKGDVGKKHSFIISLVYVFSMSIAYAIAGVLASLFGMGIQGILQIPVVIISFSLIFVFFALSMFGVFKFQMPLFIQNFINSKTKHKTGFFGVAIMGFLSALIVGPCIAAPLAGALLFIAQSGNILLGGLALFVMSFAMGIPLLLIGLGGKKFLPKPGIWMEEINKLFGFIMLIMAVWMLSRIINQNLTMLIYGVIGIFFAIFMGRFDRAKSTFMKFKKSICIFVFIYSILLIIGFASGATDISKPLENITISKNRPQINHQEISFKYAKNLKELKNIIHSSKKPVMIDFWATWCVNCKELENIFQDNDVKQKLFEFELVKIDVTNSNNENKEMMKEFGVYGPPAIIFFKDGIELKNKQIIGLITAKDFLKHIEEI
- a CDS encoding hydrogenase small subunit, which produces MKQDNLAAKISARLNEVQNMPKMHNGSIMQKLQEHGFTRRDFMKWAGAMTAMLSLPTSFIPQVAKAAELADRLPVIWLHMAECTGCSESLLRTDTPTIDSLIFDYISLEYHETIMAASGWQAEENLEDAIEKYKGKYVLMVEGGIPEGSSEFYLTVGPTGTTGAQHCRHASENALAIFAIGTCSSFGGVQAAHPNPTNAQPLSKITNKPVINVPGCPPSEKNIVGNVLNYLLFGTLPSLDAYNRPKWAYGLRIHDLCERRGHFDAGEFVQNFGDQGAKDGYCLYKVGCKGPYTFNNCSRERFNSHTSWPIQAGHGCIGCSEPNFWDEMGPFEVPLGDRLYNTTFGGLGADATADKIGIGILAIAGVAIAAHAAIASFKK